In one Candidatus Rhabdochlamydia sp. T3358 genomic region, the following are encoded:
- a CDS encoding FKBP-type peptidyl-prolyl cis-trans isomerase, translating to MIQKILFLIVASGCIFLYKDPIFALFSDRNRNLNNVMQHLTKKEQEKLPFLIALSLKEMVPEKNLFSSFIEGVKTAEQERANNYQKKSAVQAYLAYTTQLLDPGIARNLETSQQYLQKKQEEKDSISLINNKICYKTLKNGSERGIEDKKINKVKINFTVKDMEDNFLAGNYVLSGPISCALSELVPGMAYAMLGMRLNELREIYIHPEFAYGVFSDFGKGKALSIQVELVECEATDTVFYPCLIPVDLATLHCPNETNITSLQKDYISSCGKIAWSFYKQKLPQLELDSVLSFLQKENAALSIEDRESLYKLQWLIYKN from the coding sequence ATGATTCAAAAAATTCTCTTTTTAATAGTTGCATCAGGATGCATCTTCTTATACAAAGACCCTATTTTTGCGCTCTTTAGTGATAGAAACAGAAATTTAAACAATGTCATGCAGCATTTAACCAAAAAAGAACAGGAAAAGCTCCCCTTTTTAATAGCGCTATCCCTTAAAGAAATGGTTCCTGAAAAAAATCTGTTTTCATCCTTTATTGAAGGCGTCAAAACAGCAGAGCAAGAAAGAGCAAATAACTATCAAAAAAAATCTGCAGTCCAAGCCTACCTCGCATATACAACGCAACTTTTAGATCCAGGGATCGCAAGAAATTTAGAAACATCTCAGCAGTATCTTCAAAAAAAACAGGAAGAAAAAGACAGCATCTCTCTAATTAACAATAAAATTTGTTATAAAACTCTCAAAAATGGTAGCGAAAGAGGTATTGAAGACAAAAAAATTAACAAGGTTAAAATTAACTTTACGGTAAAAGATATGGAAGATAACTTTCTTGCTGGAAATTATGTTCTTTCCGGGCCCATCTCATGCGCATTATCTGAGTTAGTTCCTGGGATGGCCTATGCAATGCTAGGAATGCGCCTTAATGAGTTAAGAGAAATTTATATCCATCCTGAATTTGCTTATGGAGTTTTTTCTGATTTTGGCAAAGGAAAAGCTCTTTCTATACAAGTAGAGCTAGTTGAGTGTGAAGCAACAGATACAGTTTTTTATCCCTGCCTCATTCCAGTAGATCTTGCAACACTTCATTGCCCAAATGAGACCAATATCACTTCCTTGCAAAAAGATTATATATCCTCTTGCGGTAAAATAGCCTGGTCTTTTTACAAACAAAAATTACCTCAATTAGAGCTTGACAGCGTATTGTCCTTTCTTCAAAAAGAAAATGCAGCCTTGTCTATAGAAGATAGAGAAAGTCTTTATAAGCTGCAGTGGTTAATCTATAAAAATTAA
- the gmk gene encoding guanylate kinase codes for MSQSVLSNFLTGFVFVLSAPAGTGKTTLVRMLSKEFDSIVESISYTTRPPRSSEIDGKDYFFISEKEFESKIKEGDFLEYAKVFGYNYGTSCEYVNSQQKRGKHVFLVIDTQGAMQLKEKNFAAIYIFLSPPSLEVLESRLLKRKTENKKTLARRLSWAEQELKKISYYDYHIVNDSLKHAYAVLRSIIIAEEHRVR; via the coding sequence ATGTCACAGTCTGTGTTATCAAATTTTTTAACTGGGTTTGTATTTGTTTTAAGTGCTCCAGCTGGAACAGGAAAGACTACTCTTGTACGGATGCTATCTAAGGAGTTTGACTCTATCGTAGAAAGTATTTCTTATACAACGCGTCCTCCTCGCTCTAGTGAGATAGATGGAAAGGATTATTTTTTTATTTCTGAAAAAGAATTTGAATCCAAAATAAAAGAGGGAGATTTCCTTGAATATGCAAAAGTCTTCGGGTATAATTACGGCACTTCCTGTGAATATGTAAATTCTCAGCAAAAAAGAGGCAAACACGTCTTCTTAGTGATTGACACACAAGGGGCAATGCAGCTAAAAGAAAAGAACTTTGCTGCCATTTACATTTTCTTAAGTCCTCCTTCACTTGAAGTACTGGAATCTAGACTCTTAAAGCGTAAGACAGAAAATAAAAAAACTCTGGCTCGAAGGTTGTCCTGGGCAGAGCAAGAATTAAAAAAAATTAGTTATTATGACTACCATATTGTAAATGATTCCTTGAAGCATGCTTATGCTGTTTTACGCAGTATTATCATCGCAGAGGAGCATCGTGTACGCTAA
- the dacB gene encoding D-alanyl-D-alanine carboxypeptidase/D-alanyl-D-alanine-endopeptidase — translation MYKYFIFFLIFLAKNLSAKELSDCFCQREEFQRAHIGIYVLDLNTQKTIYQRNAEQFFIPASLMKIPISTVAVALLGENYQFTTSLEYEGHIDKEKTLEGNLWIRGGGDPTVSLTNLLQWEADLKSLITKINGTLFIDTSCFETALASRSWSFEDLGNYYGAGASGLTLNQNTYYVTFQPGKKENDPTTVIKIDPSIPDLTFYNEVTTGPAGSGDQVCVFGSEYSPIQFYRGTIPIDQNNFTIKAAIPDPALLCGLILSKQLKPTKGIKLIREKNTSIPQQTVITRYKSVSLKELLQSMNQFSINLYAEHLLKAIGQGNSKQGTRYIENFLKSLHIPSQIHDGAGLSRTNLLTPKGMVTLLSHIKSSDAYLSIYTSLPEPSQAGTLRFFPKIPHAHLRAKTGSMSNTYNLAGYLTLGSKKQYAFSIFCNHYKGPLSDIKKEIALFLDLLIEKLDQ, via the coding sequence ATGTATAAATATTTTATTTTTTTCCTAATTTTTTTAGCAAAAAACCTCTCAGCAAAAGAGCTCTCTGATTGCTTCTGTCAAAGGGAAGAATTCCAAAGAGCACATATCGGAATTTATGTATTAGACCTTAACACGCAAAAAACCATTTATCAAAGAAATGCTGAGCAATTTTTCATACCTGCCTCTTTAATGAAAATTCCCATTAGCACAGTTGCAGTTGCTCTTTTAGGAGAAAACTATCAATTTACAACTAGTCTAGAGTATGAAGGCCATATCGATAAGGAAAAAACTTTAGAAGGAAACTTGTGGATTCGAGGGGGAGGAGATCCTACTGTTTCCTTAACAAACTTACTACAATGGGAAGCAGATCTTAAATCTCTTATTACTAAGATCAATGGAACCCTTTTTATCGATACAAGCTGCTTTGAAACAGCATTAGCTTCTAGATCTTGGAGTTTTGAAGACTTGGGCAATTACTATGGAGCTGGCGCTTCAGGACTTACCTTAAATCAAAACACCTATTATGTTACCTTCCAACCAGGTAAAAAAGAAAACGATCCTACGACTGTCATAAAAATAGATCCTTCTATTCCTGATTTAACTTTCTATAATGAAGTAACTACAGGCCCAGCCGGCTCTGGTGATCAGGTATGTGTCTTTGGATCTGAATACTCCCCTATCCAATTTTATCGAGGAACCATTCCCATAGATCAAAATAACTTTACCATAAAAGCTGCTATTCCTGATCCCGCTTTGCTTTGTGGCTTAATCTTGAGTAAACAACTAAAACCAACAAAAGGCATTAAGCTTATTAGAGAAAAAAACACAAGCATCCCACAGCAAACAGTGATTACTCGCTACAAGTCTGTTTCTTTAAAAGAACTACTGCAATCCATGAATCAATTTAGTATTAATCTTTATGCAGAACATCTTTTGAAAGCAATTGGTCAAGGTAATAGCAAACAAGGGACAAGATATATAGAAAATTTTTTGAAAAGCCTACATATCCCCTCCCAAATCCATGATGGAGCAGGACTTTCCCGAACCAATTTACTAACTCCTAAAGGAATGGTAACTCTTTTATCCCATATTAAAAGCTCTGATGCTTATCTTTCTATATATACCTCTCTACCTGAGCCAAGCCAAGCAGGAACACTTCGATTTTTCCCAAAAATCCCACATGCTCATTTACGAGCAAAAACAGGGAGCATGAGTAATACCTACAATTTGGCAGGTTACCTAACCCTTGGATCTAAAAAACAATATGCATTTTCTATTTTTTGCAACCACTACAAAGGCCCTCTAAGCGATATAAAAAAAGAAATAGCGCTTTTTTTAGATCTTTTAATAGAAAAATTAGATCAATGA
- a CDS encoding ATP-dependent RecD-like DNA helicase has protein sequence MEEIYGFIDTIVFAEEEKGFTVARLKEPKKKELTCIVGIMPSVQPGETLRCKGIWRIHPEHGQQFEVKAFESQAPSDLLGIQKYLESGMIKGIGPVYAERIVKLFGLNTLDVIDQKPDRLLEVAGIGEKRVEKIKTCWHEQQAIRDVMIFLRGHNVSPSFAQKIFRMYGAQSIEKVRSNPFRLAKDIHGVGFKTADLIAQGLGIAKDAKERICAGIEHTLWELSQEGHVCYPIQDLAPKVEEKLEVSKDLITEGISSLIQLEEIVKEEQMIWIKPLFLMEIGIAREMMRLTQHPCRIREVQLDKALTWVQQKLLIDLAEEQLTAVACGLKAKALIITGGPGTGKSTITKAILTITERIANQIILAAPTGRAAKRMSEITGKKASTIHSLLEMDFKIGKFKRNKENPICCDLLIIDEASMIDTQLMYNLLKAVPDDARVILIGDIDQLPSVGPGNVLKDLIASERISVTELKKIFRQAEGSLIVTNAHRINQGQFPDISYHPRSDFQFIEKEEPQEVIDTIVNLIVNQLPKVYRFHRFDDIQVLSPMKRGLIGSENLNVVLQQKLNPSPTALHRMGRSFQVGDKVMQIRNNYEKEVYNGDVGKITEMDLTEQTLKVVFDLKVISYDFTEIDELILAYAVSIHKYQGSECPCVIIPVHTSHFKMLYRNLLYTGLTRGRKRVIFVGTKKALAIAVKNENVLKRHTGLKQAIQKFVQT, from the coding sequence ATGGAAGAGATCTACGGCTTTATCGATACAATTGTTTTTGCAGAAGAAGAAAAAGGGTTCACTGTAGCTCGCTTGAAGGAACCTAAAAAAAAAGAATTGACTTGCATTGTAGGGATCATGCCCTCTGTCCAGCCAGGGGAAACCCTTCGCTGCAAAGGTATTTGGCGTATTCATCCTGAACATGGACAACAATTTGAAGTAAAAGCTTTTGAATCACAAGCCCCTTCAGATTTACTAGGAATTCAAAAGTATTTAGAATCAGGAATGATTAAAGGAATTGGTCCTGTTTATGCAGAACGCATAGTCAAACTCTTTGGGCTAAATACACTAGATGTGATTGATCAAAAGCCTGATCGTTTATTAGAAGTAGCCGGCATTGGTGAGAAAAGAGTCGAAAAAATTAAAACTTGTTGGCATGAACAACAAGCTATTAGAGATGTGATGATTTTTCTAAGGGGCCACAATGTTAGCCCTTCTTTTGCACAAAAGATTTTTAGAATGTATGGCGCTCAAAGTATTGAAAAAGTACGCTCTAATCCCTTTCGTTTAGCTAAAGATATTCACGGTGTTGGCTTTAAAACAGCAGATTTAATCGCGCAAGGATTAGGAATTGCAAAGGATGCTAAAGAGAGAATTTGTGCAGGGATCGAACATACTCTATGGGAGCTAAGTCAAGAGGGACATGTATGCTACCCCATCCAGGACTTAGCTCCTAAAGTAGAAGAAAAGTTAGAGGTTTCTAAAGATCTGATTACAGAAGGCATTTCTTCGCTCATCCAATTAGAAGAAATTGTTAAAGAAGAACAGATGATATGGATAAAGCCCCTTTTTTTAATGGAAATAGGAATTGCTCGAGAAATGATGCGTTTAACGCAGCATCCTTGTCGAATACGTGAAGTACAGTTAGATAAAGCCCTAACCTGGGTCCAGCAAAAACTCTTAATCGATTTAGCAGAAGAACAATTAACAGCGGTAGCTTGTGGACTTAAAGCAAAAGCTCTTATCATAACAGGTGGCCCAGGAACAGGAAAAAGCACCATTACTAAAGCGATACTAACAATCACTGAGAGGATTGCAAATCAGATTATTTTAGCAGCTCCTACAGGAAGAGCTGCTAAGAGAATGAGTGAAATTACTGGGAAAAAAGCATCTACTATTCATAGTCTTCTGGAAATGGATTTTAAAATAGGAAAGTTCAAACGCAACAAAGAAAACCCTATTTGCTGTGATTTACTGATTATTGATGAAGCAAGCATGATAGATACTCAACTCATGTATAACTTGCTCAAAGCTGTTCCTGATGATGCAAGAGTCATTCTTATTGGAGATATCGATCAATTACCCAGTGTTGGTCCAGGAAATGTACTTAAAGACCTGATTGCTTCAGAAAGGATCTCTGTAACAGAATTAAAAAAGATCTTTCGTCAAGCAGAAGGCTCTTTAATTGTCACTAACGCACATAGGATCAATCAAGGACAATTTCCTGATATTTCCTATCATCCACGCAGCGATTTTCAATTTATAGAAAAAGAAGAGCCGCAAGAGGTCATTGATACTATTGTAAATCTGATTGTAAACCAATTACCCAAAGTATATCGCTTTCATCGTTTTGATGATATTCAAGTATTATCCCCTATGAAAAGAGGCCTGATTGGCAGTGAAAATCTAAACGTTGTTCTACAACAAAAACTCAACCCCTCTCCTACAGCGCTACATCGTATGGGACGCTCCTTTCAAGTAGGAGATAAAGTCATGCAAATCCGTAATAATTACGAAAAAGAGGTTTATAATGGAGATGTGGGGAAAATTACAGAAATGGATCTTACGGAACAAACGCTTAAAGTGGTCTTTGATTTGAAGGTCATCTCTTACGACTTTACAGAAATCGATGAGCTAATTTTAGCTTATGCAGTATCTATTCACAAATATCAAGGTAGTGAATGCCCTTGTGTAATTATTCCTGTACACACATCTCATTTTAAGATGCTTTATCGCAATTTATTATATACAGGCCTTACGCGTGGTAGGAAACGGGTGATTTTCGTAGGTACAAAAAAAGCGTTGGCCATTGCTGTAAAAAATGAAAATGTCCTAAAACGCCACACAGGGTTAAAACAGGCTATCCAAAAGTTTGTGCAAACTTAA
- a CDS encoding addiction module antidote protein: MARSRKYQDFLIEELRDHDEAVAYLNAALEESLKGDEESQHLFLIALRNVAEAQGGIGALAKKAHVGRESLYKTLSGTGNPKWHTLVSLCVAMGLSLRLS; encoded by the coding sequence GTGGCAAGAAGTAGAAAATATCAAGATTTTTTAATTGAAGAGTTAAGAGATCATGATGAGGCAGTAGCTTATCTTAACGCTGCTTTAGAAGAAAGTCTTAAAGGTGATGAAGAATCTCAACATCTTTTTCTCATTGCTCTACGCAATGTTGCAGAAGCGCAGGGCGGTATTGGTGCTTTAGCTAAAAAAGCTCATGTCGGCCGTGAAAGTCTCTATAAAACTCTTTCAGGAACCGGCAACCCTAAATGGCATACGCTTGTTTCTTTATGTGTTGCAATGGGTTTGAGTTTGAGACTTAGCTAG
- a CDS encoding Kdo hydroxylase family protein translates to MAQLITVEEANLQKIDYNQRYCEELEKGNILFFPKCPFDFPQEELDFLLSQKQTGAANRKNIAYKPQSNKITNVVALSEEQRVKMLDIMQSYSQKTMGLLTHLLASYADKWKLDYASFRPFQEKGRQLRTRARNDLLHVDSFPSRPVHGDRILRFFTNINPLEKRQWITSDPFETLAGLFGGTNKLPFPQGVHETFSGRLIRAFKKSAYRLGLPITLRSPYDSFMLNMHNFLKENQEFQENCPKDYWEFPPHSCWAVFTDQVSHAAISGQYALEQTVIVPRLALVMPEAAPVSILEKMTKSSMVDSLFLAH, encoded by the coding sequence ATGGCTCAGTTAATTACAGTTGAAGAAGCAAATTTACAGAAAATAGATTATAATCAAAGGTATTGTGAAGAACTAGAAAAAGGAAATATTCTTTTTTTTCCGAAGTGTCCCTTTGACTTTCCTCAAGAAGAGCTGGATTTTTTACTTTCACAAAAGCAGACAGGTGCAGCTAATCGCAAAAACATTGCTTACAAACCGCAATCTAATAAAATCACCAATGTTGTTGCTTTGTCAGAAGAACAAAGAGTAAAGATGTTAGATATCATGCAAAGCTACTCTCAAAAAACAATGGGTTTGTTAACCCATCTTTTGGCTTCTTATGCGGATAAATGGAAATTGGATTATGCGAGCTTTCGACCTTTTCAGGAAAAAGGCAGACAATTAAGAACAAGAGCGCGTAACGATCTTTTGCATGTGGATTCTTTTCCTTCTCGTCCTGTACATGGAGATCGTATTTTACGATTTTTTACCAATATTAATCCTTTGGAAAAGCGACAGTGGATTACTTCCGATCCTTTTGAAACTTTAGCAGGACTTTTTGGGGGAACAAATAAGTTACCTTTTCCTCAAGGGGTTCATGAGACTTTTTCAGGACGCTTAATCCGAGCTTTTAAAAAAAGCGCTTATAGATTAGGTCTGCCGATTACCTTGCGCTCTCCTTATGATTCTTTTATGTTGAATATGCATAACTTCTTAAAAGAGAACCAGGAGTTTCAAGAAAATTGCCCAAAAGATTATTGGGAATTTCCTCCGCATTCTTGTTGGGCTGTATTTACCGATCAGGTTTCACATGCAGCAATATCAGGACAATATGCATTAGAGCAAACTGTGATTGTTCCCAGATTAGCCCTTGTTATGCCAGAAGCTGCTCCTGTCTCTATTTTGGAAAAAATGACAAAGAGCTCCATGGTAGACTCTTTATTTTTAGCTCATTGA
- the metG gene encoding methionine--tRNA ligase has translation MSQKILITSALPYANGPLHFGHIAGAYLPADCYARFMRLCGHDVLYVCGSDEYGIAITLSAELAKHSPQEHVDLFHEINQRLFAQLNFSFDHYSRTTWPKHKETTQQFFLDLLHNGYIEERTTNQLYSEKEGKFLADRYVMGTCPKCQFSQARGDECQRCGANYEATDLIQPVSKISGLPLVLKPTTHWFLRFDLFKQKLSDWLISKNWKPNVLHFASSYAEDLKMRSITRDMDWGVPVPLPNAQGKVFYVWFDAPIGYISATKEWAENQGEPEKWKKYWFDPTTKLVQFIGKDNIPFHALFFPAMIMGQNQPYKLVDELPANEFYNLEGKQFSKSDGWYIDLESFFSSFSADQIRYTIAANAPETQDSEFTWKDFQMRCNVELLGKYGNLVNRVLVFTKEKLSAKVPPRLELAEEDQLFLDRIKNIVSQTETAYASFHLRKASQLIMELAQAGNVYFDLKKPWILARSQSTFSQMQTTVSCCLECLKALALISCPIVPQSAQKIFSMLGFKDSLEKANWYQVLESTIAVGTALPDPKILFSKVEDETIVEQQKKLSHALEKPQNIEISIDDVRKLDLRVAQIIAVERVPKSKKLLKLSLDLGTEKRQIVSGIGEKITDLTSLIGKKIVIIANLKPTKIMGIESQGMLFAADAEQGPEPLEVSLAAIGAKIS, from the coding sequence ATGTCTCAAAAAATTTTAATTACATCGGCGCTTCCCTATGCAAATGGACCTTTGCATTTTGGCCATATTGCAGGAGCATACCTTCCTGCTGATTGCTATGCCAGGTTTATGCGCCTTTGTGGTCATGATGTTCTCTATGTTTGTGGATCAGATGAGTATGGGATTGCAATCACTTTAAGTGCAGAGCTAGCTAAACATAGCCCTCAAGAACATGTAGATTTATTTCATGAAATCAATCAGCGTTTGTTTGCTCAATTAAACTTTTCTTTTGATCATTATTCCCGTACGACTTGGCCAAAACATAAAGAAACCACGCAGCAATTTTTCTTGGATTTATTACATAATGGCTATATTGAAGAGAGAACAACAAATCAGCTTTATTCAGAAAAAGAGGGCAAATTTCTAGCAGATCGCTACGTAATGGGGACTTGTCCTAAATGTCAGTTTTCTCAAGCAAGAGGAGATGAGTGTCAACGATGTGGTGCAAATTATGAAGCAACAGATCTTATACAGCCGGTTTCTAAGATTTCTGGCTTGCCTCTTGTATTAAAACCTACTACTCATTGGTTTTTGCGGTTTGATCTTTTTAAACAAAAATTATCTGACTGGCTCATTTCCAAGAATTGGAAACCTAATGTTTTGCATTTTGCAAGTTCTTATGCAGAAGATTTAAAGATGCGCTCTATTACTCGTGATATGGATTGGGGAGTGCCTGTCCCTTTACCTAATGCTCAAGGGAAAGTGTTCTATGTCTGGTTTGATGCTCCTATTGGCTATATTTCAGCTACCAAAGAATGGGCAGAGAATCAAGGAGAACCCGAAAAATGGAAAAAATATTGGTTTGATCCTACAACAAAGCTTGTGCAATTTATTGGCAAAGATAATATCCCTTTTCACGCTTTATTTTTTCCTGCAATGATTATGGGACAAAATCAACCTTATAAACTTGTTGATGAGCTTCCTGCCAATGAGTTTTATAATTTGGAAGGAAAACAATTTAGTAAGTCAGATGGTTGGTATATTGACCTGGAGTCTTTTTTTTCCTCTTTTTCAGCAGATCAGATTCGTTATACAATTGCTGCAAATGCACCAGAAACCCAAGATAGCGAGTTTACTTGGAAAGATTTTCAAATGCGCTGCAATGTAGAGCTTTTGGGTAAATATGGAAATCTAGTAAATAGAGTGCTTGTATTTACTAAAGAGAAACTTTCTGCTAAAGTTCCTCCTAGATTAGAGCTGGCGGAAGAAGACCAATTGTTTTTGGATAGGATCAAAAACATAGTCAGCCAAACAGAAACAGCTTATGCCTCTTTTCATTTAAGAAAAGCCTCACAACTTATCATGGAATTAGCACAAGCGGGTAATGTGTACTTTGATTTGAAAAAACCTTGGATTTTAGCTCGCAGTCAATCTACTTTTTCACAAATGCAAACAACTGTTTCCTGTTGTCTTGAGTGTCTTAAAGCCTTAGCGCTCATTTCTTGCCCTATTGTTCCCCAAAGCGCACAAAAGATTTTCTCGATGCTTGGATTTAAAGATTCCTTGGAAAAAGCCAATTGGTATCAGGTTTTAGAATCAACCATTGCTGTAGGTACAGCTTTGCCCGATCCTAAGATTTTATTTAGTAAAGTAGAGGATGAAACTATTGTGGAACAACAGAAAAAACTTTCTCATGCTCTAGAAAAACCCCAGAATATAGAGATTTCTATTGATGATGTGCGCAAATTAGATTTACGAGTAGCGCAGATCATAGCCGTAGAAAGGGTTCCTAAAAGTAAAAAACTGTTAAAGCTTTCCTTAGATTTAGGAACTGAAAAAAGACAAATTGTTTCTGGAATTGGTGAAAAAATAACAGATTTAACCTCTTTAATTGGTAAAAAAATAGTGATCATTGCCAATCTAAAGCCCACTAAAATCATGGGGATTGAAAGCCAAGGTATGTTATTTGCTGCGGATGCAGAACAAGGGCCTGAGCCTTTAGAAGTATCTTTAGCTGCTATTGGTGCAAAAATTAGCTAG
- a CDS encoding amino acid carrier protein codes for MDIKNFIEYFTLFIVFPAIVCSGTYLTLKLRFIQIFQLKKSFLCVTKKSTGQEGNISHFGAISSVLAGNFGTGNISGMAVAIATGGPGALVWMWVMAFFGAAIQYVSCVLSVSFRQKTEKNEYVGGPMYYLRDGLGYKMLAILFAVFTLFGSITVGNFAQINSVVLPLEKMGFNPLYCSIALAAVVGIVILGGIQRIANFASYIVPFKALIYLGTAFVIIALQYDKVLPSFRLMFQHAFGFSSFIGGALGMGVLKAMTTGFDRGLFATDAGTGIVPILQASAHAKNPIINGITTLITPFIVMIVCTTTGLVLIITGAWQVPDLYSTNMVTYAFSQGLNSAIGGHIVIIALVLFAYTTILAWSYCGEKALGFLIGNKKAYYFRFFYVLLIPIGSVMKVDMIWNLADIAIALMLVTNLIGVMKLSKRVIASSRQFELSS; via the coding sequence ATGGATATAAAAAATTTTATTGAATATTTTACTTTATTTATAGTTTTTCCAGCCATAGTTTGTTCTGGTACGTATCTTACTCTAAAATTACGGTTTATCCAAATCTTTCAACTGAAAAAAAGCTTTCTTTGCGTCACTAAAAAAAGTACAGGGCAGGAAGGTAATATTAGTCATTTTGGCGCTATATCTTCTGTTTTAGCAGGGAATTTTGGGACAGGAAATATATCAGGGATGGCAGTAGCTATAGCTACTGGAGGCCCAGGTGCTTTGGTGTGGATGTGGGTAATGGCCTTTTTTGGAGCAGCCATTCAATATGTAAGTTGTGTTTTAAGCGTTTCTTTTCGCCAAAAAACAGAAAAAAATGAGTATGTAGGCGGTCCTATGTATTACCTAAGAGATGGTTTAGGTTATAAAATGCTAGCTATTTTGTTTGCTGTTTTTACTCTTTTTGGCTCTATTACAGTAGGAAATTTTGCACAGATTAATTCTGTTGTTCTTCCTTTAGAAAAAATGGGATTTAATCCTTTATATTGTAGTATAGCTCTTGCAGCAGTAGTAGGTATAGTAATTTTAGGGGGTATTCAAAGAATTGCAAACTTTGCTTCCTACATAGTTCCTTTTAAAGCACTCATTTATTTAGGCACCGCTTTTGTCATTATCGCTTTGCAATACGATAAAGTCCTACCTTCTTTTAGATTGATGTTTCAACACGCTTTTGGTTTTTCTTCCTTCATAGGGGGAGCTTTAGGAATGGGAGTGCTTAAAGCAATGACTACAGGATTTGATCGGGGACTTTTTGCAACTGATGCAGGAACAGGAATAGTGCCTATTTTACAAGCAAGCGCTCATGCTAAAAATCCTATTATTAATGGAATTACCACTTTAATTACTCCTTTCATTGTTATGATTGTTTGTACAACTACAGGACTTGTATTAATTATAACAGGAGCTTGGCAGGTTCCCGATCTATATAGCACCAATATGGTTACCTATGCTTTTTCCCAAGGATTAAATTCTGCAATAGGAGGGCATATAGTCATTATAGCGCTTGTTTTATTTGCCTATACCACTATTTTAGCCTGGTCTTACTGTGGCGAAAAAGCTTTAGGTTTTTTAATAGGTAATAAAAAAGCTTATTATTTTAGGTTTTTTTATGTGCTTTTGATCCCCATAGGAAGTGTGATGAAAGTGGATATGATTTGGAATTTAGCAGATATAGCCATAGCTCTGATGTTGGTAACTAATTTAATAGGAGTTATGAAGCTATCTAAAAGAGTGATTGCTTCTAGCCGTCAATTCGAGTTATCTAGTTGA
- a CDS encoding type II toxin-antitoxin system RelE/ParE family toxin — MEIEIEIYETDNEKRPFELWVKGLKEVHTRAKIRMRLDRLKMGNFGDCKTISDGICELKIHYGPGIRIYYSKIGNIAVLLLCGGDKSSQIRDISKAKEYLKDYQTRGENRGKK, encoded by the coding sequence ATGGAAATTGAGATTGAAATCTATGAAACAGACAACGAAAAGCGTCCATTTGAACTATGGGTGAAAGGGTTAAAAGAAGTTCATACCAGAGCTAAGATTCGGATGCGACTTGATCGTCTTAAAATGGGTAACTTTGGGGACTGCAAAACAATTTCTGATGGTATTTGTGAGCTCAAAATTCACTATGGACCTGGAATAAGAATCTATTACAGCAAGATTGGGAATATAGCTGTTCTCCTGCTTTGCGGCGGAGATAAAAGCTCTCAAATAAGAGATATTTCTAAAGCAAAGGAGTATTTAAAAGATTATCAAACAAGAGGAGAAAACCGTGGCAAGAAGTAG